A stretch of the Bordetella genomosp. 8 genome encodes the following:
- a CDS encoding MFS transporter, with product MTSASLARATQGEVSGKNGDVDLRKRAIAVGIGNFMEWFDFAIYGYFAATIGQIFFPSTAPGVSLLSSLAVFAVGFLSRPIGAFVLGPLGDRLGRRAVLIVTVFGMGLVTTLIGLLPGYATIGIAAPILLVILRFLQGMMVGGEWSSSGIYIIESAPHNRRATAASVITGTAGIAFLAGTAIAAALTSSISAEAMTAWGWRLPFLSSIVMAGVAMYIRRKLSDTPVYAELEERRAKQGIPPVSSQEKRKAFIISFAFSALFGVSLYYFITYANNHLTQTVGLSKTDSLWLCSAALVVYSIAHPIIGLLSDRLGRRRFVLLSAAALTVLAYPIFLLMNTGNFIAISIALAVLAVLVAITAVMDVVLLVEVFPASIRSTGAAIGHNVALAVLAGPGPFIAAALIRFTGDPNIPASYLAGISFICFLVLWRMLPETKDRNIAQG from the coding sequence ATGACAAGCGCCAGCCTCGCAAGGGCAACACAAGGGGAAGTCTCCGGAAAAAATGGGGACGTTGATTTGCGCAAGCGTGCGATCGCCGTGGGCATCGGCAATTTCATGGAATGGTTCGACTTCGCCATTTATGGCTATTTCGCCGCCACCATCGGGCAGATCTTCTTTCCATCCACGGCGCCAGGGGTATCCCTGCTTTCCTCGCTGGCGGTCTTTGCAGTGGGATTTCTTTCCCGGCCGATCGGCGCCTTCGTCCTCGGTCCGCTGGGTGACCGCCTGGGCAGGCGCGCGGTCTTGATCGTCACGGTCTTCGGCATGGGCCTGGTCACCACCTTGATCGGCTTGCTGCCGGGCTATGCGACGATCGGGATAGCCGCACCGATATTGCTGGTCATCCTGCGATTCCTCCAGGGCATGATGGTGGGCGGCGAGTGGTCCAGTTCGGGTATCTACATTATCGAGAGCGCCCCGCACAACCGCAGGGCGACAGCCGCGAGCGTCATCACCGGAACAGCGGGCATTGCATTCCTGGCCGGCACGGCAATCGCCGCGGCACTGACCTCCAGCATTTCCGCCGAAGCAATGACTGCCTGGGGCTGGAGGCTGCCATTCCTGTCTTCCATCGTCATGGCCGGCGTCGCGATGTACATCCGACGGAAGTTGAGCGACACCCCTGTGTATGCGGAACTGGAGGAACGTCGCGCCAAGCAAGGCATCCCGCCGGTTTCGAGCCAGGAGAAGCGCAAGGCCTTCATCATCAGTTTCGCTTTCTCGGCCCTGTTTGGCGTGTCTCTCTACTATTTCATTACCTACGCCAACAACCATCTGACGCAGACCGTGGGATTGAGCAAGACGGATTCGCTATGGCTATGTAGCGCCGCCCTCGTCGTCTATTCCATTGCGCATCCCATCATCGGGTTGTTGAGCGACCGCCTGGGACGCCGCCGATTCGTCCTGCTCTCCGCCGCCGCGTTGACCGTGCTGGCGTATCCCATCTTCCTGCTGATGAACACGGGAAACTTCATCGCCATCTCGATCGCGTTGGCGGTACTGGCCGTGCTCGTGGCGATCACCGCGGTGATGGACGTCGTGCTGCTGGTCGAGGTGTTTCCCGCGTCCATCAGATCGACCGGGGCCGCGATCGGACACAACGTTGCGCTGGCGGTCCTGGCAGGGCCGGGGCCATTCATCGCGGCGGCGCTCATCCGGTTCACCGGTGATCCGAACATCCCCGCCTCGTATCTGGCCGGCATTTCCTTCATCTGCTTCCTGGTGCTCTGGCGCATGTTGCCTGAGACGAAAGATCGAAACATCGCGCAGGGATAA